The region AATCATATCTTCTGTAATCAAGGTCCTAGATACACATGACACATCAGCTCCAGAATCTAAAACAGCACGGACCTTCATACGTCCATGAAACAACTCCACATCCTCTTCCCTTTGCTCAGATGCCCATTTTCTTTGTTCAGGAGTAATCCACTCATCTGGTCtaatctctctccttccttcaggtTTTCTCAAAAAAATTGTGTTGACTCTCACTGAACACTGTGCCAATGTCCCCAAGGCCTCTTGAACACCCACCTCTGTGTTCTCAACAGAACTCATCCTTCCTGCCACTACTCCTGACTCAGCAACCACCTCCCGCTGATGACTTGTAACTACCATTGGCACAACATCTTTATTTGAATTTTGAGACTGTCCATTTGCCAATGCAGTTACTGTAGAGCCTCCCAAGCCTGTAAGAGTAGATACTTCCTCATGAACATCTTGTAAGGCTTTGGCCACACCCTCCTGTTCCCTAATTTCTGTAAGAGCAGCCACATCCTCCACTAATGGATGCTTAATATATCGAACCTGTGGGCGACCACCCTTAGCATCCCCTCTTGCCTTATACTGCTCACAATCCCTTTTTACATGGCCAGGTTCCTTACAAAAAAAACAAGTAATATGGGATACAGTATCTACTAATGGAAGTCTCCCTCTTTCCTTAGAATGTCCAAGCCCTTTACAAACAGTACGATTTGACTCACGAGGAGCTGACAGTTCTTGAGAAACTGCCTGCACTTCCCGCTGTTCTCTATGTGAGCCTATATCATACTGTCTCTTCTCCCACCCACGATCAAACCGTGGTCGTTGTTCTGGGACTCGACGCAGATTAAAATCTCCTGGTCTCCTTGCAAGTATAGCATCTCCCAGATCTGCAGCTTTCTGGGGCGAATCCGGCTTCTGATCCTCTATCATAGCTGTAAGATCTACTGAGAGTAAAGAATAAAATTGTTCTTTAAGAACCACATTCCTTAACTGCTGCAGGGTCATAACTCTTTCTGCCTGCAGCCATAAATCTAATCTGTGTTCAAGCTGAGATATAACCTCTACTAATGAATCTCCAGGCTGTCTCTTGAACTGACGAAACCTCCTACGCAGACCATCAGAAGTAAGGGCTAGTCTGCGAGTAAGAGCATCCTTAAATTGTTGGTAAGTAGCTTCCTCTGATAAAGATGCCAAAATGTTCACAGCCACTTTATCTTGAACCAAAGGAGTAAGAAACTTTAAATATTTACTTTGTTCCACTCTGTTCTGTCTCATAGCTCTTTCAAACAAACACAAATAGTCCAAAATATCCACATTAGATGCCCATCTTGGTAGAGTACGTGGATCAATCTGTGGTTCTTTCTCCATTTCTAACCGACGCTGgtactctctctcttttttacgaTCTCTTCTATCTTCCTCAAAAAATTGACGCTGGTCCTGTAACATCTGAGTCTGTACTTGCAGGAGCTGATACATTAAACTCAACTCCCCCTTCATAGACCCAGCAACCTCAGAAGCACTTCCTTCATTGGAGGTATCaggcaaaactttgtgcttaacTTTCAGGCGAGCTCCAAAGTCCCGAGCCCCTCCTACAGCACCATCATATCCATCATTGTCTTCTTCCATCTCCTTTAAATTATCCAGTTCTCCAGAATACTTAGGAAGTGACATTGTTACTCCTTCAGACTGCTCCTGAAGAAAATGAAACTTCAAACGCTCCGTCTTGGGAGTAGGGAAACTCTGCAACAACTCCaattcagcagctgaaaattgtaCTGCTCCCAGAAGTAACTTAGCAGCTCCTTTCCCTAAGCTATTTTCCTGTTGCATTCCtcactccacaaaacaaaaacagctacTGCAATTGCATATTAATCAGTGCAAATTGACCAAGGACCATGTATCATTGGTTAGCACCACCCAGTTCTATTCCAAGTGACCAGCACCACTATTCCTTGTtaggtacaggtgtgcatcaccaaacaccgtgactcaccacacccacctaacAACTCACCACTGGAGGTACCCACCACTAATTACCATGCCAGACACTTAGTAGAGTCCACTACTATTTACCATGTCAGGCACTTAAGAaccctggctgccaccatgtaacaaacattgcccttggggtagggaaggaccaggggagacaccaacccagccaggactcaacccccctccaccaccctcaagagcaatgcttatttattttttgcttactccaagccaggtcccaacatcatacatgccctggtcaattactgcaccaaatgttttacataaaagatttttattaaacttaagggagttcaattgctccataaaaacatttccatatgcaacacaatagctttaaaaacaagaaagatcttaaagaggctaaaactatacttacaaatctcagtattgcttccactatcaagctgtaagcttccttccccctgcactctcctttccaggcacccaaccccaggttttattccttagttgttaataccctacacctgacccagcccatcttaaaggggaagggacttgccccaccccgtgacagcaGGTGCAGAAAAACTGGGCCTCAGCCTTGGCAAATGTGGGAAGCAAGCACACTCGCTTCTGCTCAAAGGCACACCTTGAGCAGGCCCTGTTCATGAGCTAAGAGCATGAAACCCGGTAAACAAGTATGAGATGGCATATTAGAAAGAAGAAACGTTAAGACCTTAGGAATGCTGTTATCTAGGAATGTTACTATCAACAACCTGTATTGTGCAGACAGAGAGAAAGTGAATAAAAGCAAGGTGGCTGGCTGGTAAAACAAACTTCACTCCCTGCATAAACCTTGAAACCTGACTCCGTCTCCTGATTGTGACTCATCATTGCTTCAAAAAGGGACATAGAACAAAGTTACAAAGGAACATGGCTTCTTCTAGACAGctcaaatcatttttttaaagttcaaattaaccattttttttaaaaaaaacacagcaaatgATCCTTCTCAGACTAGATGAGTGCAGAACCAGCAGCAGTAGCATTCTTAGCCCAATAGAACAAAAACAATCCCTGATCAGCAGGGAAGGGGTGAGGTGGCAGTTTCCAGGTACAATCTTCTACTCCGAGTACAAATCAGAacaaattcacttttttttttcttttctaaacaaGGCTAAAGGTGAGCAAGTGCGTCTTCATTGTACTACCTGGGAAGGATGGTGTCAATAATTATCTCTCTGCTTTCAATCTAAGGTGAAATCGTATGTCATGTAATCATTTACCCAATAGAAAAATGCTGCTCAGGTGCTCTAACTGGGTGTGAGCAAGATAGGAAAAGAGCTCTATTAATGGTTGAGCCTCCTATCCCTGTAGAACAGGGCATAGGTGATGCTTGTTGGGTAGGCAGAATTTGGCAGGgaaagagaccaatcctatccctgttttctGTCCTCAATTCAGCTACCTGGGTCCTCTTGAACTTACACCGGCAAAGTATCAGGAACAGATCTGGGTAGATGGCTCAAGATAGGGGTGGCCTGccctagggcagcagttctcaaattcccagggagcttgagaaccgctgtaagtccttgtgggggagcggggaaggcatcaggggcagggggaaggcagcgacgtgatcccctggattgcgtcactaagggggggggtgcaaggactggcatgcacttaccagtccctgcagcagccttctgggggtgcaggaagctctgcacaaccacccccccccccacacacacagggctccccgagctttagaaaatgaaagcaaagcaATTGCATTCCGCCTCCGGTTTGCAATCGCAAACCAGAAATGGGgcacaattgctctgctttcactggggatcgcattgctaccttccccctgccccaccccttaagggggcagagtccagggccctcaggctggggcgttgtggcGCATCAGTTTGAGAGCCCCTGCCCTAGGGcaagggaaacaaatgttctcttgcatCGAGGAAGCCTCCAGTACACAAAAATCCCCTGCTGCATTGGGGGAGACTTAATCTGTATCTGGCTGCCCATCTGTTAAGGGCAGGAGTTGGGGTCTGGAAGAGTACTGAGAGCAGAGCAGGCACAGCCTCAGTCGTGTCTGCAGGAGAGACCAGTAAAGTTACTGATAaacttggtggcagagaggagtcacTGTTGTTTATCATGGTGGGATAGCGGTCCAGAATCTTGAGAATGTCAGTGACAAGAACAATAACATCTGGAAACATCTCCTGCCTGATGCGATTTGTGTCTTGCCTGCGCAAAGCTGGAGTGTTCCTATAGTGAAGAGAAAGTCTGCTGCACCATTGAACCATAACAGCTGGAGTTTGAAGGGTTCTATACATAGATAACAACATTGCAAAGGTCCTTATTGGGTCtaggaagcctgcctatgtaaactgccttgagcaatATCCACAGAGTATTCTTAGGAGgagatgttgttggcatccttcagtcttggaagactatggtgtcatgctctgaatggtggttctggaacagagtgtcatctccagtgcgcgaagcctgtgtaaagtaggtatggaggataggctgttacccatgcagcaaatcccccctctccacgtcactgaaatggtccaatggaaaggcaaaggccaatacagttggttccagcggtgtcgcaggagttgccagaacgtgactgtgttcagccatgaactgcctcagggactctggctccggattttgcctcgaggttgactcctgaagccttttccataactggatgtagccacaaggcagtggaggtttgggatcagagttttccttctctcagatgagctgccttcccaggctgatgagtcccatctacccggtggctgtttagtcgcctcttacgacaagtacagccaaactgagggcctattcttatccccagcccccaggggatagggGGAGTATATAGGAGGAGAaggggcagtatataaatacagaaatgaataaaataaacaaaaatcaaCCAAGAACAcattttacagcctaatcctaccccccaccagcCTATAGGACACAGCTATGGATCAGGCTGCCCATATTATTAGTAGGGTGCTAAATTATTCATCCCTTGATAGGGAGTCATAGCAAATGAAATCATGAGAAGCTCTAGCATCATGCAGCCAGCttacaatttatattttttaaggaACAAAAATAcccagacaccacatcctattaTTAAAATACACACATTCAGTATCCATGCGTAGAGAAGTAATCCAGCAACTCTGACTCAAAGTTCACAATAATTTGCAGCTTCCATCCAACATTCATCATGCTATAAATGACCAAATTCAAAATGCAAGAGAAGcacaaagggaaaagaaaagagacGCATGGAAAGGGGATGTAAACTGTGACTTATTCAGACCCATGAATGTCTTTGACTgacaggctgcccaatcctatcccctaccatattatagcatgcagctgcaccaacagtggctgccctgcatgctatggtgggggaggccAATTGCACAGCCTTCAGGATATAAGTAAAATACCTTTTCACTTACCActtggtaggctgcccaattgcccaTGTGTCTcattggacctacaccagccattttgctggtgttgtCCAAGGAGAGTCAGAGCAGGGGCATTCCAGAGAGAGTGAGCAAGGATAGGAACTGGGCTCAGGTTGTAGCTGCCAgctctaccccctccctccccaacacaccccTGGTTTCTCCAGCACATCCCATCACTCTCAACCACAGATAATTTCTAGAACATTCCCCACGATTCCAGTAAAGAACAGTTCAGTCTCAACAATCAGAGAAGAAGTCTGGAACTCCTGTTAGAATGCCTCCAATGAAATATCTTCCACAGGGCAGTATGAATCTCTTTGTTCCTCATGCTATAGATGAATGGATTCAGCATAGGAGGAAAAATGGCATATATCACAGCAAAACCAAGATCCAGATCAGATGCAGTAGTACTGGGAGGGCTTGTATACACAAACACACCAGTGAATACAAACACAGAGACAACAATGAGGTGAGGGAGGCATGTGGAGAGAGCTTTTTGACGCCCTTGTTCAGAAGGAATTCTGTACACTGCAGTGAAGATGGACACATAAGTTGCAGTGATAAAGATAAAGCATCCAAAGCCTGTACAATTACCAAGCACAAGAAACCCAATTTCAATTAGGTACAATTCAGAACAAGAGAGTCTCAGCAACTTTGGAATTTCACAGAAGAATTGATCCACAGCATTAGAGCAGAAGGTATTTGCAAAGGTACCACTAGTGTGCAATAAACCAAAGAGAAAACCAAAAATCCATGCGCTAGTTGCCATCTGAATGCAAGCTCCTTTGTTCATAATAGTTTCATACTGTAGTGGATTGCAGATGGCAACATAGCGGTCATGCGCCATTATTGTCAGGAGGGCAACGTTGGATCCTGCAAAGAACACATAGAAGAAGACCTGAGCAACACATCCAGAATAAGAAATGGTTCTGCTATCCATGAGTGAATTAGCCATAGATTTGGGTACAATGACAGAAATGGAGCCAACATCCATGAGGGCTaagttcatcaggaagaagtacatgggggtgtgcaggcgATGATCAAGGATTACTAAAGTAATGATGAGAACGTTTCCACCCGTGGCTATCGAGTACAAAGTGAGGAATGCAGAGAAGTGCAAGATCTGTAGTTCCCGGACCTCTGAGAATTCCTGGAGTAGAAAATTAGAAGTGGACGTAAGAttgggcattttttttctccagcaggaCATTACATGTGGGAGAAAGTAAGGATAGGAGTTCTATTAAAGGTGATTTTCCAGTCAATTGAAGCAGGAGTGGTTGTGTTTAGACCACTCCAGTCTATCTTCAAGATGATGAGCAGTACAGTCCCCTTGACCAGAAAATCTCTGTTGCATGGGAGGAGATGGACGATAATAACTGGAGGCCTCACCAAATCTGTTGTCATGAAACAAAATGATATTGATAATGATATTCACTGAAATGCATCAGTGTTGATAAGTGCACTCCTGCACAGACAAGCACAACACAGTGAAGCTTCCAAGTTAGGCAAGTTTGTTCATtatttcagtggcattgctaggagttATAGGGGTTGCAGGCTGCATTGGGTGACTTGCACGGGCTTGTGGGGgtatgacaccactactcaccaaaaatgtttaaatcttggtattttcaaataatatcatgttatatatcaattgatgtataatttcatgcagaatgcagtgcaacaaactatgttgaaatatctctattctataaaaattTATACCCAAAACCCAGTGTGGTGGGGCGATGTTATAACATCACGCCCACTACACTGGGTTTGGTGCTGTCCCACCCACTTCATGGGAAGAGGTCGATCGTAGGGGTGATGCGCTGACCTCCCTTACTGATGACACAGAttctagtgacatcactgctttATTTTCTCCCTGATTGACCATGGCTAATCCAAAATACCTAGAGACAACATGAACTGAATGGTTTCTAGATGACGGAAAAGCAGCTCAAGTTGGTTGCAGCTCATAGGAATGAAGTAAAGTGAATCAGCAGATTTACCACCACCACCTAGAACTCCTGTATAGCAACTACACACCCACATAGCCACAAGTTGCAGTGTGGATCTGCCACAGAGCAGGAAGCAGCCTTAGGAAATTATATCACTTTGATCTTGTATAAGGGGACATGGCTTTTACTAcaatgctgaaattcttttttcccctctcaatccaagccctctcttccAACACA is a window of Tiliqua scincoides isolate rTilSci1 chromosome 5, rTilSci1.hap2, whole genome shotgun sequence DNA encoding:
- the LOC136654247 gene encoding olfactory receptor 14I1-like yields the protein MPNLTSTSNFLLQEFSEVRELQILHFSAFLTLYSIATGGNVLIITLVILDHRLHTPMYFFLMNLALMDVGSISVIVPKSMANSLMDSRTISYSGCVAQVFFYVFFAGSNVALLTIMAHDRYVAICNPLQYETIMNKGACIQMATSAWIFGFLFGLLHTSGTFANTFCSNAVDQFFCEIPKLLRLSCSELYLIEIGFLVLGNCTGFGCFIFITATYVSIFTAVYRIPSEQGRQKALSTCLPHLIVVSVFVFTGVFVYTSPPSTTASDLDLGFAVIYAIFPPMLNPFIYSMRNKEIHTALWKIFHWRHSNRSSRLLL